The Deltaproteobacteria bacterium genomic sequence CCGCGTCCTGGGACTGGCGGATGCAGTAGCGCGCCAACTCCTCGTTGGTGTCGCCGCCCGTCACCCGCAGGAGGTCCTCATAGAACTCGTCCTCCGGATACGTCCCCGTGAGGAACCCGTCCTCGCCCTCGTGCATGTAGCGAAGGTTCCGCGTGTGGCGGCTGTTGCCGCCGCGAAACGCCTTGGGCGCCGCCTCCAGCACCAGCACGCTGGCGCCCCCGTGCCGCGCCATGATGGCCGCGCACATCGCCGCGTTGCCTCCGCCCGCGATGAGGACATCAACCTCGGGAACACCGCCCGAACCGCTTCCGGTGGATGATGAAGCCATGACGTTACGTGTTAGTGGACGTGCTGAATTCTGTCAACTTGCGATTCCGTCTGTAGAACCCCGAACACGTCGTGCCCGCGAAACAGGCTGTGTCAAGACTCATGAGGCAACTATGTAACGGAACGTCATTCCCGCGAAAGCGGGAATCCAGGTGGGGTGGCGTGGGGCGCCCAATTTGACAACCCCACACCTCCCTTGCCATGAAGTAACTTCACCATTCAGGAGGACTCCAGTGGAACTTGGCATCTATTTCCGTTCTTTCTTCACCAACCCCACGCGCCCGTTGCACGAGCAGATCGACGACGCCGTCGAGATCTGCCACGTGGCCCGCGATTGCGGCTTCGCCGCCATCACCATGCCGCAGCACTGGGTGTCGCACCCCACCATCTGGCCGCAGCCCTTCCCCATGCTGGCGCGGCTGGCGCCGGAGGTGGGCGAGATGCGGCTCCAGACCGGCATCGTGCTGCTGCCGCTCCACAACCCGCTCCAGGTGGCGGAAGACGTGGCCACCCTGGACCACATCGCCAAGGGCCGCTTCGTCCTCGGCGTGGGCCTCGGCTACCGCGACACCGAGCTCGAGGCCGTGGCCTCCAACCGCAAGCAGCGCGTCTCCCGCCTCACCGAGTCCATCGAAGTGATGAAGAAGCTCTGGACCGGCGAGGAGATCGACCACGAGGGCAAGTACTGGACCGTGCACGGCGCCAAGATGGGATTCACGCCCATCCAGAAACCCCATCCGCCCATCTGGATCGCCTGCCAGAGCGAAGGCGCGGTGCGCCGCTCCGCCCGCATCGCGGACGCCGCCTACCTGGCCCCCCAGGTGGGCTTCGACGACGTCGCCCATCTCATCTCCATCTACCGCGACGAGCGGAGCGTCACCGGCCAGGACCCCGGCCGCATCACCATCTCCCGGGGTGTGGCGTTTGCCAAGGACAAGGAGACCGCCATCGCCGAGGCGCGCGAGTCCGCGGCGTCTTCCTACAAGATGTACAGCAGTTGGAACATGCAGGAAGACACCATGGTCAAGATCAACATCGCCTCCGACTCCGAGGTCAGCGCCTGGGCTGTGTCCGGCGACGGCGACGACTGCCTGCAGGACCTCGGCCGGCTTGCCGAGGACGGCGTGGAGTACGTGGGGATGACGCTCCTCAACATGCCCAAGGACCTGTCCGGGCGGAAGGAGTACCTGCAGGGGCTGGCCGAGAATGTCCTGCACCGGATGAAGTAGGCCGCGCAAATCCCATGGCGCTGGAGATCGAGCGCAAGTTCCTTGTCACCGGAGACGAGTGGCGCAAGGCCGAGGGAACGGTCCTGCGCCAGGGCTACCTGAGCACGCACCCCGAGCGCACCGTCCGCGTCCGCATCGAGGGTCACAAGGCCATCCTGACCATCAAGGGACTCACCCGTGGCGCCACCCGGGCCGAATTCGAATATGACATTCCGCTCGAAGACGCCGTCGAACTGCTCAGCCTGTGCGAGCCTCCGCTGATCGAGAAGGTACGCCGGCGCCTGGAGCACGACGGCCTCGTCTGGGAAGTCGACGAGTTCCTCGGCGACAACCAGGGCCTCGTGGTCGCCGAGGTCGAGCTCGACCGCGAAGACCGCCCGTTCACCAAACCCCCGTGGGTTGGCGAAGAAGTCACCCACGACCCCCGCTTCTACAACGCCAACCTTGTGGGAAACCCCTTCACCAAGTGGCCAAATCCGGATTAACGCCCGAAACCGGGGCGTCCCGGGTCTTCTCGAACACGGAGGCGTGGCCGGGTGGTTTAAGGCACCGGTCTTGAAAATTGGCGTACGCCTAACAAGTGGACGGCGAGTTGGAATCTCGCCCCCTCCGCCAAGCATATTCCCATCCAGTACCTGAGCGCTCCGTTGCCAAGTCGGGATGTCTGGTCTATACTGGACTAGTTTGTGTTCTCTTGATCGGAGGAGGCTTGTTCGTGACAAGGACCGGACCGCAACGTGTTTGGACTGTGGCCGAGGCGAAGGCCCACCTCTCCGAGATCCTGCGCCTGGCCCAGTCGGAAGGGCCGCAACGTATCGGCACCCGGCGGTCGTTCGTCGTCGTGCCCGCGGACGCATGGGACAACAAAGCCAATCCTCGCAAGCCCCTTGGCAGGTGGCTGATCGAGAACATGCCACGCGGGGTAGATCTCGAAGTTCCTGACCGCCGTTCCGTTCGGGAGGTTCCGTTCAGCGACGAGGATGACGAATGAGCGGGTATCTCCTGGACACGAACGTGGTCTCGGAGACCATGCGTAGCGTTCCGGATGCACGTGTGGTGACTTTTCTGGCGGAACATGACGACCTATGGCTGTCTTCGATCGTTGTGCACGAGCTGGAATACGGCGTGCGACGGCTGGCACGAGGACGACGGCGGTCCGGCCTGGAGGCTGATCTGTTGCGCCTCACCACCGAATACGAGGACCGAATCCTGCCCTTGGACCGGGTGGGGGCGGAGTGGGCGGC encodes the following:
- a CDS encoding LLM class flavin-dependent oxidoreductase, which translates into the protein MELGIYFRSFFTNPTRPLHEQIDDAVEICHVARDCGFAAITMPQHWVSHPTIWPQPFPMLARLAPEVGEMRLQTGIVLLPLHNPLQVAEDVATLDHIAKGRFVLGVGLGYRDTELEAVASNRKQRVSRLTESIEVMKKLWTGEEIDHEGKYWTVHGAKMGFTPIQKPHPPIWIACQSEGAVRRSARIADAAYLAPQVGFDDVAHLISIYRDERSVTGQDPGRITISRGVAFAKDKETAIAEARESAASSYKMYSSWNMQEDTMVKINIASDSEVSAWAVSGDGDDCLQDLGRLAEDGVEYVGMTLLNMPKDLSGRKEYLQGLAENVLHRMK
- a CDS encoding CYTH domain-containing protein, translated to MALEIERKFLVTGDEWRKAEGTVLRQGYLSTHPERTVRVRIEGHKAILTIKGLTRGATRAEFEYDIPLEDAVELLSLCEPPLIEKVRRRLEHDGLVWEVDEFLGDNQGLVVAEVELDREDRPFTKPPWVGEEVTHDPRFYNANLVGNPFTKWPNPD
- a CDS encoding type II toxin-antitoxin system prevent-host-death family antitoxin, which produces MAEAKAHLSEILRLAQSEGPQRIGTRRSFVVVPADAWDNKANPRKPLGRWLIENMPRGVDLEVPDRRSVREVPFSDEDDE
- a CDS encoding PIN domain-containing protein; translated protein: MSGYLLDTNVVSETMRSVPDARVVTFLAEHDDLWLSSIVVHELEYGVRRLARGRRRSGLEADLLRLTTEYEDRILPLDRVGAEWAARLRVLAQRSGHPLDLGDALIAGTAKAHDLTVATRNIADFQRVGVDLVNPWEAW